The region GCCCCGAGTACGTCCGCGCAGCGGCCGACGCGTCCCTGCGGCGCCTCGGCGTCGACGTGATCGATCTCTACTACCAGCACCGAGTCGACCGCGACGTGCCGATCGAGGAGACCGTCGGCGCGATGGCCGAGCTCGTGCAGGCCGGCAAGGTCCGGTACCTGGGGCTGTCCGAGGCGGCGCCCGACACCATCCGACGCGCCCACGCCGTGCACCCGATCACCGCGCTGCAGACCGAGTACTCGCTCTTCACCCGCGACCTCGAGGACGACGTCCGCCCGGTGCTCGCCGAGCTCGGCATCGGACTCGTTCCCTACTCGCCGCTGGGCCGCGGGCTGCTCACGGGCTCGATCACGACGACGGCGGACCTCGACGCCGGCGACTCGCGGGCGAGCGGCTACTTCCCGCGCTTCCGGGGCGATGCGCTCGAGGCGAACCTGCGGCTGGTCGCCGCCGTGCGCGCCCTGGCGGACCGGCTCGGCTGCACCCCGGGCCAGCTCGCGCTCGCCTGGGTGCTCAGCCACGACGGCGTCGACGGCCTCGGCGTCGCCCCGATCCCCGGCACCAAGAGGGTGCGCTACCTCGAGGAGAACGTCGCCGCCACCTCCGTCGAGCTCACCCCGGAGCTGCTGGCCGAGCTCGAGGAGGCCGTGCCGCGCGACGCCGTCTCCGGCGCCCGGTACGGGGACATGTCGACGATCGACCGCTGAGCCGGGCCCACGCTCGGGCTGGTCGCCGGCGCCCACCGACCCAGCCACCTACCCTGACCACGTGCCCCTCACCACCACCCCCGCCGGCCTCGTCGTCCTGCCCGGGGCCGGGGGCGACCGCGACCAGCCCGCCCTCGTCGCGATCGAGCGCGACCTCGCGCAGGCAGCCCCGAACCTTCGGGTCGTCCGGGCCCACTTCGCGAACCGGGACGCCGGGAAGAAGGGGCCGGAGCGGCCCGCCGTCGCCGTCGCGCACGTCGCCGCCCTGGTGAGCGAGCTCGCGCGCGAGCTTGACGTGCCGACGTCGCGCATCGCCGTCGGCGGCCGATCCTTCGGTGGGCGGATGGCGTCGATGGCGGTCGCGGACGGCCTCGCCGTCGCCGGCCTGCTCCTGCTCTCCTACCCGCTGCACCCGCCCGGACGGCCCGAGAACCTGCGCACCGACCACCTGGGCGCGATCACCGCACCGACCCTGGCCGTCACCGGCGAGCGCGATCCGTTCGGGACGCCCACCGAGATGCGCGAGCACCTCGCCGCGATCACGGGCCCGACCGAGATCGTCCTGGTCCCGGGCAACCACTCCCCCGCGCTCGGTCCGGTGCTCGCCGCCGTGCGCGCGTGGGTAGGCGCCTCAGCTCAGTGGCCGCGGCTCCCGGCGGGAGAAAGTAAAGTTGCGCGCTAGTTGCAGAAATCGCCGATCGAACTCACGCACTTCACCGTGATTTCATCATGCCAGGATGGCAGCTGAGCACGTATTTCTCGTTCGGAGCCGAACCCAAGATCGGGGGCGCCAACTCCAATCTGGAAACCGAGCCTTGTGAGATCGAGAAGAAGTTCGCGCGGAGACGTAGGGATGCGCCGCCGAGGACGAAGGCGTGCACCTCCCAGACGTCAGATGGCCGTGACGTCGTCCAACTCTCCATGGCTCGCCAGTGACGCCCGCGGCGAGGCACCGATTCATAGTGGAAGTGTTCCAGGCCGCGCGCCTCGAGGACGGCCACTTGGCCCTTGAGCGGCCACTCGGCGTTTCGTAGATCGAGCAGGATCGACGCATTTTCCCATACGGGATCATATCGGCACGAGACGACTAGCGCTCCCTCGAGGGCGTCTTTTGTCCGCCAGATATCAATTGGATCCGGAGGGAGCAGCGCGGCGCCGTCGTGGTAGACATCCTCGATCTTCATGATCTGACCCTAACGTCGCAGTCGAGCCTGGCCAGGTTGGGTTGAGACGCTCTTTCGGCGAGACCGTACGCGGAGACCTCGCCGCCGTGCGCGCGTGGGTAGGCGCCTGACCCCACCGAACGGGTCAGCGCGCCCCGAAGATCGCCGTCCCGACGCGCACCGTCGTCGCACCCTCCTCGATCGCGACCTCGAGGTCGCCCGACATCCCCATCGACAGCTCGTCCATGCCGACGCCGTCGATCCCCGCCTCGCGCACCCGCGCGGCGGCCGCGGCGAGCTCGCGGAAGCAGCGGCGCGCCTCGGCGTCGTCCCCGCCGCGCGTCGCGATCGTCATGAGGCCGCGCACGTGCAGGCGGTCGTAGCCGGCCGCCGCCCGCACGAGCGACTCCGCGTCGGCCGGCGCGACGCCGGACTTGGCAGCCTCGCCCGACGTGTTCACCTGGACCAGGACCTCCAGCATCCGGTCCGCGGCGTCCAGCCGGCGCTGCAGCGTCTCGGCCAGCGCCGGGCGGTCCAGCGAGTGAAGCTCGTGGGCGTGCGCGGCGACGTCGCGCGCCTTGTTCGTCTGCAGCGGCCCGAGGAACGCCCAGCGCGGCGCCAGATCCGCCAGGTCCGCCGCCTTGGCGGTCAGCTCCTGCGCGCGCGACTCCCCCAGCGCCTCGCACCCGGCCTCGACCGCCAGGCGCACGACGTCGGCCGGCACCGTCTTGCTCACGGCCAGCAGCCGGACCTCGGCCGGGTCCCGCCCCGCAGTGCGCGCCGCGGCGTCGATCCGCGCGCGCACCGCCGCGAGGCGTGAGCGCAGGCCCTCGGCCAGGTCCGATCCGTCCACGCCACCAGCCTGTCACGGTCGGCCGGCGTCGCCCTCGTCCCGTAGAGTTCGGATGGCCAAACTTTTTGTGTGGGAGAGCCGGAGGCGAGCGGTGGGACGAGCGGGACGCAGCACGGCCGAGGGTGCGCACGAGCGGCGGCGAGCCCCGCGGATGGTGCGGCGCGCGGCGGCCGCGATCGCCACGGGGGCCGCGCTCGCCGTCGCCCTCACCGCCTGTGCGACCGGGGGCGCGCCCGAGGAGGCCGGGACGAGCCCCGACGACGGCCGCCCCCGCGTGCTCACCACCTTCACCGTGCTCGCCGACATCGTGGGCAACGTGGCGGGCGAGCACGTCGTCGTGGAGTCCCTGACCCGCGTGGGCGCGGAGATCCACGGCTACGAGCCCACGCCGCAGGACGTCGCCCGCGCCTCGCGTGCCGACATCGTGCTGGACAACGGCCTCGGGCTCGAGGCGTGGTTCGCCGCGTTCACCGCCGACTCCGGCGCCCCGCACGTCACGCTCACCGACGATGTCGAGACCATCCCGATCGGCGCCGGCAGCGAGTACACGGGCGCCGCCAACCCGCACGCGTGGATGTCGCCGAGCAACGTGCGCCACTACCTCGACGCGACCGTCGCCGCGCTCAGCGACCTCGCACCCGAGCACGCCGACGACTTCGCCGCCAACGCCGACGCCTACGCCGCGCAGGTCGAGCAGGTCCGCGCCGAGCTCGTCACCGCGATCGCCGAGGTCCCCGCCGACCAGCGCGTGCTCGTCACCTGCGAGGGCGCCTTCTCCTACCTCGCCGCCGACGTCGGGCTCGAGGAGGTCTACCTGTGGCCCGTCAACGCCGAGCAGCAGTCCACGCCGCGCCAGGTCGCCGCCGTCATCGACCAGGTCCGCGAGCGCGACGTGCCCGCG is a window of Litorihabitans aurantiacus DNA encoding:
- a CDS encoding aldo/keto reductase translates to MSNSTSHPDLTTTTLGTAAPLTVSSLGLGCMGMSDFYGTRDEDEAVRTIHRALDLGVTFLDTADMYGPFTNEQLVGRAIARSTQGRDGVQLATKFGNERLADGTTVGVNGRPEYVRAAADASLRRLGVDVIDLYYQHRVDRDVPIEETVGAMAELVQAGKVRYLGLSEAAPDTIRRAHAVHPITALQTEYSLFTRDLEDDVRPVLAELGIGLVPYSPLGRGLLTGSITTTADLDAGDSRASGYFPRFRGDALEANLRLVAAVRALADRLGCTPGQLALAWVLSHDGVDGLGVAPIPGTKRVRYLEENVAATSVELTPELLAELEEAVPRDAVSGARYGDMSTIDR
- a CDS encoding alpha/beta hydrolase family protein, whose translation is MPLTTTPAGLVVLPGAGGDRDQPALVAIERDLAQAAPNLRVVRAHFANRDAGKKGPERPAVAVAHVAALVSELARELDVPTSRIAVGGRSFGGRMASMAVADGLAVAGLLLLSYPLHPPGRPENLRTDHLGAITAPTLAVTGERDPFGTPTEMREHLAAITGPTEIVLVPGNHSPALGPVLAAVRAWVGASAQWPRLPAGESKVAR
- a CDS encoding YggS family pyridoxal phosphate-dependent enzyme codes for the protein MDGSDLAEGLRSRLAAVRARIDAAARTAGRDPAEVRLLAVSKTVPADVVRLAVEAGCEALGESRAQELTAKAADLADLAPRWAFLGPLQTNKARDVAAHAHELHSLDRPALAETLQRRLDAADRMLEVLVQVNTSGEAAKSGVAPADAESLVRAAAGYDRLHVRGLMTIATRGGDDAEARRCFRELAAAAARVREAGIDGVGMDELSMGMSGDLEVAIEEGATTVRVGTAIFGAR
- a CDS encoding metal ABC transporter solute-binding protein, Zn/Mn family: MVRRAAAAIATGAALAVALTACATGGAPEEAGTSPDDGRPRVLTTFTVLADIVGNVAGEHVVVESLTRVGAEIHGYEPTPQDVARASRADIVLDNGLGLEAWFAAFTADSGAPHVTLTDDVETIPIGAGSEYTGAANPHAWMSPSNVRHYLDATVAALSDLAPEHADDFAANADAYAAQVEQVRAELVTAIAEVPADQRVLVTCEGAFSYLAADVGLEEVYLWPVNAEQQSTPRQVAAVIDQVRERDVPAVFCESTVSAAGMEQVAAETGAAFAGTLYVDSLSEPDGPVPTYLDLLRHDARTIADGLTGATS